From Chloracidobacterium thermophilum B:
CGGAAGTGGATGCCCCTGTGCCGGCAGCCCCGCCGACACTTGTGCCGTTGACGCGCCGCCGGTCAACGGCATCAGCACCGGACCTGCCGGGAAACACCCTTCCCGGTGCCCTTCCTCGTGAAAGAACGACCTAGCCACAGGGCCTAGCCAAAGAGCCGGGGCACGATGTCGCCGGCCCGGCCGCGCAGCGAGAGCGTCATGTGGGGCGTCAGGTCGGTGCTCTCCGGGTTGACCTCGATGACGGCCGCGCCGGCATCGCGCGCGGCAAAGGGAATGAGTGCCGCCGGATAAACCACGCCGGACGTGCCGATGACGAGGCAGACATCACACCGGGAAGCTGCAATTTCAGCTTCCTCAAACGCGCCGGCCGGAAGCATCTCACCAAAGAGAACAACGTCGGGGCGCAGCGGCTCGTCGTGGTCGCCACGGGGCGGCAGCGTCGGCAGCGGCGTTTCGGGCAGCGGATAGCGTTTGCCCGTACGCAACCCGCGTCCCCGCCAGATGTTGCCGTGCAGCTCGATGATGCGTTGGCTGCCGGCCTTCTGATGCAGGCCGTCCACGTTTTGCGTGACCACCAGAAAATCCTCAAACCGCGTTTCCGCCTGGGCAACGGCGATGTGCGCGGGGTTGGGAACGACGGTTTTGAGCAGCGTCCGCCGGTAGTCAAACCACTCCCAGGCCGTGGTGAGGTCCTGTTCGAGCAGTCCGATGGAAGACGCAACGGCGGCCGGCATCCCCTTCCAGGTCGCATCTTTGCCACGAAAGGTCGGCACGCCGGATTCGGCCGAAATGCCGGCTCCCGTGAACACTACAACGCGCCTGGCGGCGGCAAGGTACTGACGGGCTTGCTGGAGCTGGTCGTCGGTCATACGGGCAAGTGGTTGGTTAGAGGGTTTCGGCCGAAGTGGGCGTCGGAACGGAAGCCGTCCTGCGGCGGAAAAGGCTGGCCAGTTTCCCGGCCGGCCCCTGCCCGGCGTAGATGGTGGCCAGGATGAGCAGCGTCCATTGCGAGTAGTTATAGACGAGAAAAATGAGCAGTCCCAGGGAAAGCAGTACGATCTGCGGATGCCGGGCGTATGGCCCCAGGTCCTTGAAGCTGTTGAACCGCAACGTGCTGACCATAAGCAGCGCCAGCGTAATCGCCAGCACGAACAGCCCCAGGGCCCATTCCGTCGGGGTGATGAGGAATTCCTGCCCGAAGAGGCGGTAGTAGGTTTCCTGATACACAACCGGCAGCGGCGTGAAGTGCACAATGGCGGCGAGCAGCCCAGCCGCCGCCGGGGTGGGAAGACCGACAAAGAAGCGTTTGGCGGTTTTGGGGTCGCCGGGGATGGGTTTGGTCGCTTGGACGTTGAAGCGCGCCAGACGCAGCGCACAGCAGATGAGGTGAATAAAGGCCGCCCCCCACGCCAGCTTCTGAAACGCCGGAATGCCGGAAAAGCCCCAGGTGTAGAGCAGAACCGCCGGAGCAATACCAAAACTGAGCACGTCGGCCAGGCTGTCGAGCTGGACGCCAAACTCACTCGTGGCATGCATCAGGCGCGCAATGCGTCCGTCGAGAAAGTCGCACAGCACCGACCAGCCAATGCACAGCGCCGCAATGTCGAAGTGCCGCGTGGCCATTTCCGGGTCGTTGAGCGCCACGTACTTGTAGCCCTTCAGGCTTTCGACCACGGCATAAAAGCCCATGTAGATGTTGATGCAGGTGATGAAGCTCGGCAGGACATACACGCCTTTGCGCAGGCGGCGGCGGGTGAGACGATGTTTGGCTTCAGCTTCACGGTTCATGGCGACAAGGCGTTGGCGCCGGCAAAGGCGTTGGCGCCGGCAAAGGCGTTGGCGCTAGTCCAGTGGGCGAATCCGTCCGATGATGGTGGTGCCGCCCTTGACCCGCTGCCCCTGGCGCACCTGGAGTTCAACTTCGGCCGGGACGATGAGATCAGTCCGTGAACTGAACTTGATGAGACCAATCCGCTCGCCACAGGCAACCTGATCGCCGACGCCTTTCCACAAAACGCACCGGCGGGCAATGAGTCCAGCGATTTGTTTGAGGGTGACGGTGATGTGCGTTCCTTCCAGCACGACGATGAACTGCTCGTTGATGAGTGCCGCATCTTCCCGCAGGGCGCTTTTGAACTGTCCGGGCCGGTGCAGGACATCCCGGATGATGCCGGCGATGGGCGCCCGGTTGATGTGCACGTCCAGCGGCGACAGGAAGATGCTTACCAACCACGGTGAAGCCGGGTCGCCGGGCGTCACCGGAGCCAGGCGGGTGATGCGCCCGTCGGCCGGCGAGACGACAATATCGCTGCCGGGCGGAATCTGGCGCTCCGGGTCACGAAAAAAGTAGGCCACGAAGGCGGCCACAAGGCCAACCACGGCTACGAGTCCCCACGCCGGAGGCCACCAGAGCGCCGCCGGGGCAAGCAGCGCCGCGGCCAGACCGCACCAGAGCAGGTAGGGATAGGCTTCCTTGGCCATTGCTCAACGTTCGTTGCGGGTGGCGCGGGAAGTCGTGGCTTTGGCCGGCTCGACCTTCACGTTGTAGAACGCCTGGAGGCCGGGATAACTGGCACTGGCCCCAAGCTGTTCTTCGATCCGCAGCAGACGGTTGTACTTCGCCAGGCGGTCGCTCCGGCTGGCCGAGCCGGTTTTGATCTGTCCTGTGTTGAGCGCCACGGCGAGGTCGGCAATGAAGGCGTCTTCGGTTTCTCCCGACCGGTGCGAAATGATGGCCGTGTAGCCATGGTTTCGCGCCAGTTCGACGGTATCCATGGTTTCGGTCAGCGTGCCAATCTGGTTGACCTTGATGAGAATCGAGTTGCCAACGTGCTGCTCAATGCCTTTGCGCAGATACGTCACGTTCGTCACGAAAAGGTCATCACCTACCAGTTGTACCCGGTCGCCCAGGGCTTTCGTCAGCAACGCCCAGCCGGTCCAGTCGTTTTCGGCCAGTCCGTCTTCGATGGAGATAATGGGATATTTTCGTACCCAGTCAGCCCAGTATTCCACCATGGCTTCGGGGGTGTGCTTGGACTTGTCGGATTTTTTGAAGATGTAGTGGCCGCCCTCGAAAAATTCGCTGGCCGCGGGGTCAAGCGCCACGGCCACCTGTACGCCGGGTTTGTAGCCGGCCTGGGTGATGGCTTCGAGCACGAGTTCAATGGCTTCCTCGTTGGAACGGAGGTTGGGCGCAAAGCCACCTTCGTCGCCGACGGCGGTGTTGTAGTTGCGTTTGCGGAGCACGCCCTTGAGGGTGTGGAAAATCTCGGCGCCCCAGCGGAGGGCTTCGGCGAAGGTTGCCGCGCCGCAGG
This genomic window contains:
- the eno gene encoding phosphopyruvate hydratase, whose translation is MGLTIERIHAREILDSRGNPTVEADVVLSNGLVGTAAVPSGASTGENEALELRDGDKRRYLGKGVQKAVTNVNTTIAKRLVGRDPLDQQGLDRDLLALDGTPNKRKLGANAMLAVSLATARAAAQAVGLPLYRYLGGTHARTLPVPLMNILNGGAHADNNVDFQEFMIAPCGAATFAEALRWGAEIFHTLKGVLRKRNYNTAVGDEGGFAPNLRSNEEAIELVLEAITQAGYKPGVQVAVALDPAASEFFEGGHYIFKKSDKSKHTPEAMVEYWADWVRKYPIISIEDGLAENDWTGWALLTKALGDRVQLVGDDLFVTNVTYLRKGIEQHVGNSILIKVNQIGTLTETMDTVELARNHGYTAIISHRSGETEDAFIADLAVALNTGQIKTGSASRSDRLAKYNRLLRIEEQLGASASYPGLQAFYNVKVEPAKATTSRATRNER
- a CDS encoding phosphatidylserine decarboxylase — encoded protein: MAKEAYPYLLWCGLAAALLAPAALWWPPAWGLVAVVGLVAAFVAYFFRDPERQIPPGSDIVVSPADGRITRLAPVTPGDPASPWLVSIFLSPLDVHINRAPIAGIIRDVLHRPGQFKSALREDAALINEQFIVVLEGTHITVTLKQIAGLIARRCVLWKGVGDQVACGERIGLIKFSSRTDLIVPAEVELQVRQGQRVKGGTTIIGRIRPLD
- a CDS encoding CDP-alcohol phosphatidyltransferase family protein, which translates into the protein MNREAEAKHRLTRRRLRKGVYVLPSFITCINIYMGFYAVVESLKGYKYVALNDPEMATRHFDIAALCIGWSVLCDFLDGRIARLMHATSEFGVQLDSLADVLSFGIAPAVLLYTWGFSGIPAFQKLAWGAAFIHLICCALRLARFNVQATKPIPGDPKTAKRFFVGLPTPAAAGLLAAIVHFTPLPVVYQETYYRLFGQEFLITPTEWALGLFVLAITLALLMVSTLRFNSFKDLGPYARHPQIVLLSLGLLIFLVYNYSQWTLLILATIYAGQGPAGKLASLFRRRTASVPTPTSAETL
- a CDS encoding SIR2 family NAD-dependent protein deacylase, with protein sequence MTDDQLQQARQYLAAARRVVVFTGAGISAESGVPTFRGKDATWKGMPAAVASSIGLLEQDLTTAWEWFDYRRTLLKTVVPNPAHIAVAQAETRFEDFLVVTQNVDGLHQKAGSQRIIELHGNIWRGRGLRTGKRYPLPETPLPTLPPRGDHDEPLRPDVVLFGEMLPAGAFEEAEIAASRCDVCLVIGTSGVVYPAALIPFAARDAGAAVIEVNPESTDLTPHMTLSLRGRAGDIVPRLFG